Genomic segment of Arachis stenosperma cultivar V10309 chromosome 4, arast.V10309.gnm1.PFL2, whole genome shotgun sequence:
atgaataatgagaagtgtccctctgattctgctccactcccagcctctaatctgtgttttttgggcttgaactgggtcaaaaaagcccagaaattgcccccagtgaTTTCTGATCGTTGAAATCTACGCAAATGCACACATATGCATGATGCACGCATGCGCGTCGCTTAACTGCAGGGCAACCaaggcaaattatatatcatttcgaagccccagatgttatctttccaacgcaactaaaaccgccTCATTCGAACCTCTATAGCTCATGTTATGATCAATttagtacgaagaggtcagACTTGACAGCTCAGccattccttcaatttcttgtattcctttcacttttgcatgcttcctttccatcttctAAGCTATTTCTGtcctataaaacctgaaaacacttaacacacatatcacggcatcaaatggtaataagagagcattaaaattagcaaaattAAGGCCAAacaagcatgttttcaatcatagcacaaaatcaaaaagaaaaatataaaacatgcaaattctatgaataagtgtgagtttAGTGGCTAGAATccactaaattaagcacaagataaaccgtaaaatatcaatttatcgatctccccacacttaaacattagcatgtccttaTGCTAAGCTCGAGAGAGACTATAAGAGAGTACAGATGAATGGTATAATATATggaatgcaacctatctatatgaatgcaactaaatgtgAAATGCTTCTacttacttggttaaaaatagataaaccctttcaagaacaaatatgaactggatttcactaattcaaatcataaaaaaatgaagtacaaatagacttgcagaagaaaatagctcatgaaagtcgggaacaaagaatcgagcatcaaacccttatcggaagtgtatacactgtaatcactcaagtgtttaatgtttgattctctcagttctctactaatcttgctctCTAAGGCTTGCTgctcttctaccaatcaacaaagaattaatgtacagatacacattcaagaggtcttttaagggttgtaatggagTTAGGGtaaaggtaggattgtatttggtcaagtggactaaaatctgaatctttgattaacctaaacttcccacctaacttaagacaatcaatgtaataagaatataaaatataactacccattaactatATTTACCACGTattcatgcatcccaaatttaagtacaactcatatgcattgatattattaattaacttggggtattttgtcccctttttttattatatttttttctttttctctttgttttcttttgttttatttttctcaatgcatatgattaaagtattgaatgcataaacatgtccTCAACATTCTTTACACATTTTTACAAAAGgtatacaacacccaattctcaaaccaaacgTTTTCAAACCCAATTtttccacacttaaatcatgagcactctcattagtctaagctaaccaaggattcaaattaaggatattattgtttttcacttagagttagtgatgtgataaagtaaagaataaatgggataaaataggctcaaaattggtttgcaagggataatgaaagattaaggccatatgggtatgtaagctaaAGTGAAACAAggtctcaatcatataagtgtatgcatacatcaaacaatgaaaatatagaattaagcaagaccaatatcacaattttagagagaacaacacacaccaaaataaaacattggttgataaaatgcaaccaatcaaataggctcaaaatctcacaaggctgtgtgttcgagctctaaaaccatgttccaaaataaattttctcaAGCAAGTttaccaaaaattttaattcaaattagtgagaTGCTATAAAATAGTttctttgaaaaataatttatcacttcaaccaagtagtacctAAAATATGCACGAAATttaacaaacatgcaatcaaacatgcaaatgcaacaactgaCTAATGAaccattggtgttgaaaagaaggtaactaacccacggaagtcggtatcgacctctccacacttaaagattgcaccgtcctcggtgcatgctaagatgtgcaagtggacgggtGGCTCCAACTGACGCTTTGTCTCCAAAGAATGTGCGTAGGAACTTGTTTGCCGCCCCATGTAAAAGTCTTCCGTTTTTCTTCTTgatggccatcctgaaagaagagaaaagggaagaaaagtaacccagaagtaaagatagaaaacaaataaaatatgggtgggTGAATGCCGAATAAtgagggtctcaattacatggtagctacaacatgtgagtaagaaaatagtagaagaaaatggcatatcaatagtgcaaaaattgcaataatgggggagagagtgtgggtaataaAAGACAATAtaagtgcatatcaatgcaaaTGGAATAcaagtattataaaaattatcatTGACTTATAATTAATAACACCCAACAGTTTAAAACAAGTCACAaagcaccaaaataattcaagaaaagatgcaacagttgaataagaacatttaacaccaatggtAAAATAGGAAATTAGAAAAGGAgataaaaatatgaataaaataaaaaggcaATGAAGGAAAGTATGCGAATGCAGTATGTAAAAGTGATGGAAAGAGAATAAGGAGTAGAAGAAAGtgagaaaagaagaaggagtaagagaggagagaagaagaaggagaaatgaTAAGGGAACAAGAAACGGACGCGATGCGCGCGCATgcatcatgcgtacgcatgaaaacaaagatggccatatgacgcgtaagcgtcctccacgcatacgcgtgggtggCCGAAGATGaacatcgacgcgtgcgcgtcggtcacgcgtacgcgtgaccactCGCATGCTTCCAGCACAGTGGCAGcccaactctctgttcaattcgCGCTTTTACACCGATTTTCATGTCCTCGCGCACACATGATTGTCGCTTACGCGTGGATGGACTAATTTGCAAGTGACGTGTACACGtggggcacgcgtacgcgtggagtgGCTCGTGCTCCAGGCACCCCTCCCGCGCGTCTCCatcgcaactctctgtttgttttctctttgttgcgCATTCACACACGACGCGTGCACGTCGTAGACGCTTGCACGTcgatttccttttttttatgcaaaataaaagtaaatatgCAGAACTGGAAATTAAAACTGACAGAaagaaattaaaactaataaaaaggaggatcataccatggtgggttgtctcccacctagcacttttagttattgtccttaagtggacatttggtgagttccttgtcatggtggcttgtgcttgaactcgtccaggaatccccaccaatgtttgtacttccagtagcctccggggtcccaaactaggcgcataCAGCCTTCAAGCAAGTGACAGGGCCCTAAGAATGTTGATTGCTagaatgaattccggggtcccaaaccttgcttttgcacccgtctttgtgttgatcatcattgttccaaccgggtggcaagcaatgTGAATTCTCAATGAAGTACCCAAAcgacttcctagacccattcaatcgaGCTCTACcccaatccttgcacttcaatTGGGAACGtgcaaccataatgaaccttgcatgacaactcctaccactaaccatctcccgcttactcttaaagccacatagagctctaagttgaccatccgtctcaagtaaaccatattcaagtgggaaagtaaaggttaaggataaggattttacccacttgaatgttgtattagaTGGTAATCGctttgggagaggtgtttctagtgatcttgcaagctccactccctgaTGCTTTTccttgacaacttccacctctgtACGAACTTCTTAAATTGCAACcgcttcctcttggtagctttcttccaattcaatctcttcttcattgcttaccaagggcatggaaggttgtgcttcttcttctttattctctatctcttgatcaacctctttaaagtcttcaaccatgatatgccttggaggttgtacaccctcctcaacatcaaattcaaactccttagaaggGGGCTCTATGGCTTGAGATTCCCATGGACGTTCCGCATcttctaagtcttcaaccacttcctcttCTTTGATAGTTTTGGCTTTCTCCACTTGCTGTAGTACAAAATCAGACTCCTCCTTGATGTCTTCCACTTCATGACAACTTTCCTTAAGGGTCTCTACTACCTCTACCTTTTGGGCCTCCTCTTGCTTCTCTTGAAGTATGTATGCGTGAAACCGATCCATTACGTCCCTTAGAcgatcccttctctcttgttccatgtcactAGTATaattgggatcatgttgctcttggattgatggatgtgggtgctcttccatagagggtggtgatgggatggagagatcatgatatggttgaaaaggaagtgcactagagTTTGAGGGTTGAGTATTGGATGTAGAGGGTGGACCCATACGGGATATAAGAGCTTGGAGAGTAGAGGTGAGTCTAGTGAGAGTAGAGGTAAGTGTGCTTTGAAGCTCTTCTTGTCGTTGGCGAATAACATTAAAGGTATCATCTATGGGAGCTTGGgatggataggagggttcatttgttgggagaaagggcTCATAATacgaaggtggttcttcttgataaggatatagagatggtgtatattgaggtggtggttctatgtatgaTTCATGTGGCTCATAAAGTGGTTGGTttggtggatatgggttagggtcatatgaaggtgaaTGGTGAAAAAGGGCTTGTGAGTAGggtggttcaaagctatgttgaAGAGGTGGTCTATAGGtatgtggtggtggttggtgaCACGTACAAGAAGGACTACCACATCCATTCGATTGGTATGCATTGGGATTAAAGTTATACCTGTATGAGAccggaggaggttgttgccaagaagattGTCTATAagcttgtggctcctcccaacCTTGAGTGTTCCATCATTGATGCATATCCTCATTGTAGCTTTCATTTCCTGCAACATAgtttgaaccaaactcatagccaaaggggtaagaattcatagtagctaataaaaacatgaactaataaaaataagcaagtaagtcctaaaactagcaaaaaactaacaaataagcaaaagcaaatatttacaataaccaataataaggcacacgtttgtaaTTTTCTGGCAACAGCGATTGAACGGacttttgtgtggtctagaattcacaaATATGTTCTTGttgaaagtatagtttctaaaccaacaataatccttttatacaaaagtttggttgtcacaagtaacaaacccctaataaaattgataaccggagtatttaaacctcgggtcgtctctcaaggaattgcagggaagtatgcttataattggttatgagttgtgtattctggggttttggattaagaacaagaaaagtaaattgcgaagaaattcaaatgataaaatggtcttggcaaggtttggtggtcaaggatctctatccttatcactaaccacaacatgagaattggcaaggatcaatcccattaaatcatcctctaacttagtaaaggaaagtcaaatgaactatatcaatccaagtccataagtcctagctatccactaattcaattagtgagaactagagttaatggctaccaatcatcaattacttagacattagtaactcaagaattgctaagttaccttcccaagccaagaacatagaatTCTACTCTAGCGTCCtttcaagcatttcatcaaatacTTGGTAGGCACAAAATGAAAACATAGAAAACTAGCAAGGGAAATAGATCTAACTACCAATTGCAAGCATCAATAACACAAATCAACGAAGGCAACAATAACCATAggaacataaattgcattaatataGAAATTGGATCTAACATCAAATATTCATAACTAAATTGGCAACAATAAGTAATCAATAATGAAAATAGCTAAAGTAGAGTATTAGAACAAATAAGAGTATAAGAGaactaaattgagaataagatagaattcagaaattgagaagaaataaaactaagatcctaaaacctaaagaggagcctctctctctaaaaactacatctaaaacctagattatgaataatgagaagtgtccctctgattctgctccactcccagcctctaatctgtgtttttcgGGCTTGAATTAggccaaaaacagcccagaaatcgccccagcgatttctgatcGCTGAAATCTGCACaaatgcacgcgtgcgcgtcgcctAACTGCAGGGCAACCAtggtaaattatatatcatttcgaagccccgaatgttagctttccaacgcaactgccTTAAGTAATACATGTCTACCACCTGACGAAAGAAGATTGCGCTTCCACCCTTGGATTCTTTTTCAAACCTTTTCTTTGATCATCATACTAAAAGAAGCCTTTTTTTATTTAGAGACTGTAGAAGGCAAACCAAGGTATTTATCCTGAGCCCCAATATGATTAATATTCATAGAGTTAGCCAGTAGTGTACGAGTAGTGGAGGGAGTGTTGTGGCTAAAGAATACAGCAGATTTATTAAGATTTACCCTCTGACCACTAATGCTTTCATAAGAATTCAATAAATGCAGGATATTTGAACATGCTTCAAGATTAGCCTTACAGAATAAGTTGAAATCATCAGCAAAAAGTAGGTGGTTGACCTTGGGACATCGCCTATGTATCTAAAGATCCTGAATTAGTCTGTTTTGTTCTGCCTTGTgtaacaagaaaaaaaaatacttatctaataaatttaaaaagtgaacaatatattaacaaaaaaataaaattatttttttaaaaataataaaaaaatggcTAAATAGGCACATTAGTTTGCAAAATGAAAATTATATTATCCAAATATACACAGAAAAGAAATTTaaacttgatttctttttatcaaCAGTGTATGTATGgagaattcatctttaaaattaGTTCTCACCCAagtgttttaattaattaaactaaGCAGCATTAGCAAGAAGATTATTACCCTAATTTAGCAAAATAATTCAATACTAGATGGTAAGATTTTGATCAATATGGGTGGCATCATACGCGGTTAGTTTatccattttaattttaagtcgTTTGCAGGTTTGATAATAAATAACAAGGGCCAAATATTGGATAGTGATAATGCCATTATAGAAGGTAGAAATTAAGAATTAAGAATTAAGATAAccacttttttattttctaacaaaaaatgtttttaatttttttgaaagatatattttcaatgtattaaatatataaaaaatcaaaagcttttatttattttttaaaaacaattataacaaaaaatttaagaaccTTCACTACTACAAGAAAGTCGTTGAATTTACCGAcagatttattaaaaaaatttaccgATAACCTGTTTACCATTGAATTTAACAGCAGAGTAAATTCGATCATATAAATTTCGTGGGTGATTATTTACTGAAGGATTCTTTTGTGGAGGATATAAACTTTAAATTGACACAATTCTAAAATTTGTTATcgtcatatttttttcaataaattcgacggtaatatattatttattattaataactaaattaatagTTAATGATAGATTTAACCGACagcaaacttaaattttaacaAGTGTAATTACTCGTGTCATGCACGTGCGATGCATGTGCCATGCATGTGccatgcacgtgataagatcgaaattataataaatcgtggatatttaaatatctaatcaaattaattagtagatataattaatttattgtaataaattgtatttaatgttacataaaaaataaattaagaaatacGCTCAAAAATAGTGACggatccaaaaattttaaatagtgGAGGtaaacatataatatataaaaataataaaaaatatttataaatatatcaaaatatataaaaaataaataatataaaaatattaaatattaaatcatttttatgtaattattatcaatattaatatattgataaataataatatgattattaatttatctttctgtaaattaaatataataataataataataataataataataataataataataaataaaattaatcaaaatataaatagGTTATCTTCTAATCAATAATAAAAGtggaatatatttttttatgaattatatacaataaataattttttaaataaatgatattttttatgttatttttttcaataaataatatcacggataattatcattatcatatattattattattattattattattattattattattattattattatcatcgtAATATTTTGAATTAAGACAATGATAAAAACATTAATAATTATAGTAATgagaataatagtaataataattttaataatcaaaataatattaatactaattataacaataataattataataataacacTAATGAAAACAATAACAgtaataataagaagaaaaaaattattaaaattaatacaattttacttaaaataaatattaaagaagaagaagagtataatagacccaaaaaaaattataaaagcgAAGGTTGCAAGAAGAATAATATTCTCATAAGTTTAACTTATATCTAAATTTGCCTCCAATTGTtacaatttattatttatgaactggtttctatattttttattatcttcgTTTATTGCCTGATCTTTCAAGCTCCTGATTATACTTTCTTCATTGAAAAAAGCTTCATCTATATGAACGTAATTCGACACAATGCCAGTTGTTTTAGTTCGTTTTTAAGCACAGTATCTAAGACATCGTACAAGTATTGTTCATTTTTAAACACTAATACAAGAAATGACCGTCCAAACATTTTCAAAAACGGGAGAAAACTccaaaacattaattttattgttaaccccccaaaaataaataaatatgaagTTGCATTATTAATTAGGATAATAGAGCAAACTTGATTTAGTGGTTACAAcagaaaattattaataaaaaattaataaaaataaatgaaaatattGAGTATACTTAAAGTtggaaaaagataaaataagaattaaattatcattaaatttgtaatttttatcatatttaattattagggtaaagtatactttttatccctgaagtttgacaaaaattttaaaaatacccctaagttttattttgtttcaattttgttccaaaagttttcgatttgcatcaaatatacctctgacgactaatttttcaaaaaatttaagatcaattcaacaacaatatcataagaacaaccctcaacacaagcaaatcaagcataattttcatgtattattgttagattagtcttaatttttttaaaaatttagccgttgagggtatatttgatgcaaatcgaaaacttttgggataaaattgaaacaaaataaaacttaggggtatttttgaaacttttgcCAAACTTCagggacaaaaaatatactttaccctaattattattttaatttaagagTAAAGAAATTTTTACTTATTTATCTTATTAAAAACttaatatcataaaattatacTTATTCACAAGTAGTATTAACACCAATACTGTTAGTCACGACAAGAAGACCCCGCCCAAATACATTTTAAAAAACGGGAGAGAATATTACCTTAGTTATGAGCATTACCTTAGTTGCATTGGAGCTTTCTTCAATGAGaaaagtattttcaaaatttttatggtCTAATATTCTCTATAAATCATAGCCATTGAATTTTTGAATCATAGCTTAGatttaaaacttttattaataatataataattatatatatgtttaaatatttttacaaatacttctatttaaatattatatttttgatTGTCcttatttttcatcttttttccATCATTCTCTCTTGCCAGTGACGTCACTGAAAGGAAGAGCACGATCGCCACAAGGAGCCGCCGTTGTCGTCATCTTCTCGGGCTGCCTCTGCATGTGCCATCCTCACCGTCGTTCATCCGCATCTTGCCATCACCGAACCGCCGTCGTCGTTATCTAGATATTTCAATGGCTGCCGCAGATGTTGAGTTCCGGTGCTTCGTTGGTGGGCTTGCATGGGCCACCGATAACGAAGTTCTAGAGAAAGCTTTCTCTGCCTACGAAAAAATCGTTGAATCGAAGGTCCGTTTATTGTAGGTATCATCGATCGGGATCTGAACACCGATTCGGATTTGGATTTGTTAAAGCTATCCATCTGATCTGTGATATGTGTTATGTGTTATGTGATCTGTTTTTCGTTACTTGATCTCTGTGTTATTCTTGTTACATCGATCAATTTCTATTCGGTTCTCGAATCTGATAATTATCTTTGTTCTTTCTCACATCTTTTTTTTCTGAGCAAGCCATGAGGGATGCGATTGATGGCATGAACGGCTCCAACCTTGACGGTTGTAACATCACTGTCAACGAGACTCAATCCCGTGGAGGTGGCGGAGGTGGTGGCTTCAGAAGCGGAGGCCGTAGTGGATATGGTGGTGGCGGATTTAGCCGTGGCGGCGGCGGTGGATACGGAGGCGGGACCATCATGAAGATAGATACAATAGAAACGGTAGTGGCGGCAGTAGCTACGGAGAAAAAGATgtgagaaaaagaagaagatggaagaagaagaagatgatgatgatatttatataatttactattttattttataaatttttttttcaagaccACCAAAAACTTGAATATACTTTACCCACCTAAAACAAAGTCTAGTTGCATTAATTTTATTGTACCGCTTTCTTAGCTACTTTTACTGGAAAAATTTCACATTATTCATTTGTAAGATTTGGTTTCAATATTACATGATTTTGAATATAGGACAACTTTGGCATTGTGGTAGCCAAAGATGAAAATTGAAAGAGACATCAACTGAGTAAACATGATTAGTGTGATCGCAACAcaattgtgtatatatatacaggGCCACACATATTCCTCAACTTAAATCAATAACACCAACAACTATTATAcactttttaatttagatatggAAAGAGAAATGGTGTAGGACACAGTTATTAAGTGTATAGATGCTTTACGCAGTTGTGGTGTCAAAagcaaatcggaccgtccgatttgtatttaaaaaattaaaaaaattacatcacacaaatcggaccgtcgaatttgtattttaaacaattaaaaaaaataatattgaaaTTGGACCATCcgatttttgttttcaaaataaattttaaaaaaagtacaAATCGGATCCTCCGATTTTTCCTCCTACATCCGATTTgtgttcaaaattttt
This window contains:
- the LOC130975537 gene encoding LOW QUALITY PROTEIN: small RNA binding protein 1-like (The sequence of the model RefSeq protein was modified relative to this genomic sequence to represent the inferred CDS: deleted 1 base in 1 codon), which gives rise to MAAADVEFRCFVGGLAWATDNEVLEKAFSAYEKIVESKVVYCRYHRSGSEHRFGFGSFFSEQAMRDAIDGMNGSNLDGCNITVNETQSRGGGGGGGFRSGGRSGYGGGGFSRGGGGGYGGGTIMKIDTIETVVAAVATEKKM